A single Salmo salar chromosome ssa19, Ssal_v3.1, whole genome shotgun sequence DNA region contains:
- the LOC106579296 gene encoding rho GTPase-activating protein 44 isoform X1 yields the protein MKKQFNRMRQLANQTVGRAEKTEVLSEDLLQVEKRLELVKQVSHSTHKKLTACLQGQQGVDVEKRSVRSPSKKLPLTTLAQCLVEGAAVLGDDSLLGKMLKLCGETQEKMAQELILFEFTIDRDVVEPLYELAEVEIPNIQKQRKQLAKLVLDMDSARTRFHQSSKSGMSSNVQPGAKGEHLREEMEEAANRMEICRDQLSADMYNFVAKEIDYASYFQALIEVQAQYHRKSLELLQNILPQIKAHQETWVEKPCYGKPLEEHLALSGRDIAFPIEACVTMLLECGMQEEGLFRVAPSASKLKKLKASLDCGVMDVQEYSIDPHAIAGALKSYLRELPEPLMTFELYDEWIQASNIQDQDKRLQALLTACKKLPLANGNNFKYLIKFLAKLDDYQDENKMTPGNIAIVLGPNLLWTTQEGNITEMMTTVSLQIVGIIEPIIQHADWFFPGEIEFNVTGNYGSPVHTNHNANYSSMPSPDMDHSDRKHNDQSRRPLSVATDNMMLEFYKKDGSVRKIQSMGVRVMDTSWVSRRGSSSARKSSSTPLGVQSPLLPSDALIPEQGEVSASPSPTPPPASSDRASTLKNNELSPVIGQKGFQGTAPSGGLSQHSSEHSPHTLRRAKKLAPIPPKPYSQSGGMSDQSTGQPSPVSLSPTPPSTPSLYGFSYPQGYATIGSPGQAQTATPSLSSPPSLAGTLTKARPTSKPPRQRPSLPPPQPPSTPGSSPQPLEHGGGLLDGLSPGESMSTDSFCNLDIPIINVELDGIFDEPKMAPYRNSVAVVRPTPKAESEEESESTIL from the exons AGCTGAAAAAACGGAAGTATTAAGTGAAGACCTGCTACAG GTGGAGAAGCGGCTGGAGCTGGTCAAACAGGTGTCCCACAGCACCCACAAGAAGCTGACTGCCTGTCTGCAGGGCCAACAGGGGGTGGATGTGGAGAAAAGGTCTGTCAGATCGCCCTCG AAAAAGCTGCCCCTTACAACGCTAGCGCAATGCCTGGTGGAGGGAGCTGCAGTGTTGGGCGACGACTCACTATTGGG GAAGATGCTAAAACTGTGTGGCGAGACACAGGAGAAGATGGCTCAAGAGCTCATCCTGTTTGAGTTCACCATTGACAGAGACGTGGTGGAACCCCTGTACGAACTAGCCGAG GTGGAAATCCCCAACATCCAGAAACAAAGGAAACAATTAGCAAAGCTGGTTCTGGACATGGATTCGGCACGCACAAG gtTCCACCAGTCCTCCAAATCGGGTATGTCCAGCAACGTGCAGCCAGGGGCCAAGGGCGAGCACCTCAGGGAAGAGATGGAAGAGGCAGCCAATCGAATGGAGATCTGTCGA GATCAATTATCAGCAGACATGTACAATTTTGTGGCCAAAGAAATTGACTATGCAAGCTACTTTCAGGCA ttgATAGAGGTGCAGGCACAGTACCACAGGAAGTCATTAGAGCTCCTCCAGAATATTCTGCCTCAGATTAAAGCCCACCAGG AGACGTGGGTGGAGAAGCCGTGCTATGGGAAACCCTTAGAGGAGCACCTAGCCCTCAGCGGGCGGGACATTGCCTTTCCTATCGAAGCCTGTGTCACCATGCTGCTGGAGTGTGGCATGCAGGAAGAG GGCCTGTTCAGAGTAGCGCCGTCTGCGTCCAAACTGAAGAAGCTCAAGGCGTCTCTagactgtggggtgatggacgtACAGGAGTATTCTATAGACCCTCACGCCATCGCAG GTGCTTTGAAATCCTACCTACGGGAACTCCCTGAGCCACTGATGACCTTTGAACTTTACGACGAATGGATTCAAGCTTCCAA CATTCAAGACCAAGACAAGAGACTCCAAGCCCTCCTTACAGCCTGCAAGAAACTACCCCTGGCCAACGGCAACAACTTCAA gtATTTAATCAAATTCCTCGCCAAGTTGGATGACTACCAGGACGAAAATAAAATGACCCCTGGGAATATTGCAATTGTCTTGGGCCCTAACCTGCTGTGGACAACGCAGGAAGG aaacATTACAGAGATGATGACCACTGTGTCCCTGCAGATCGTAGGCATCATTGAGCCCATCATCCAGCACGCTGACTGGTTCTTCCCTGGAG AGATTGAGTTTAATGTCACAGGAAACTATGGCAGCCCAGTCCACACCAATCACAACGCCAACTACAGCTCCATGCCGTCTCCGGATATGGACCATTCAGATCGCAAGCACAATGATCAGAGCCGACGTCCACTCAGTGTGGCCACCGATAATATGATGCTGGAGTTCTATAAGAAGGATGG CAGCGTTAGGAAAATTCAAAG CATGGGGGTCAGGGTGATGGACACTTCTTGGGTGTCGCGCAGGGGCTCGTCGTCAGCGCGTAAAAGCTCCTCCACGCCCCTAGGTGTACAGTCCCCCCTCCTGCCCTCAGACGCTCTCATACCTGAGCAGGGGGAGGTCTCTGCGtccccctccccaacccctcCTCCCGCTAGCAGTGACCGTGCCAG TACTCTGAAGAACAATGAGCTGTCTCCAGTGATTGGACAGAAGGGCTTCCAGGGAACGGCACCCTCTGGTGGGCTGTCACAGCACTCTTCTGAACATAGCCCTCACACCCTGAGAAGAG CTAAGAAGCTGGCCCCCATCCCACCTAAACCCTACTCTCAGTCTGGGGGAATGTCGGACCAGTCTACAGGTCAGCCGTCTCCAGTCAGCCTGTCCCCCACCCCTCCTAGTACCCCCTCCCTGTACGGCTTCAGCTACCCCCAGGGCTACGCCACCATCGGCTCCCCGGGACAGGCCCAGAccgccaccccctctctctcctcccctccctcgctAGCCGGCACCCTCACAAAGGCTAGGCCCACTTCCAAGCCTCCTCGGCAGAGGCCCAGCCTACCCCCGCCGCAGCCCCCCAGCACCCCTGGCTCCAGCCCCCAACCTCTTGAGCACGGTGGCGGCCTTCTGGATGGATTGTCTCCTGGAGAGAGCATGTCCACAG ACTCTTTCTGCAACCTGGATATCCCCATCATTAACGTAGAACTGGATGGCATCTTTGATGAGCCCAAGATGGCCCCCTACAGGAACTCAGTGGCGGTGGTCCGGCCAACCCCTAAGGCCGAGTCAGAGGAAGAGTCTGAGAGCACGATACTATGA
- the LOC106579296 gene encoding rho GTPase-activating protein 44 isoform X2, translated as MKKQFNRMRQLANQTVGRAEKTEVLSEDLLQVEKRLELVKQVSHSTHKKLTACLQGQQGVDVEKRSVRSPSKKLPLTTLAQCLVEGAAVLGDDSLLGKMLKLCGETQEKMAQELILFEFTIDRDVVEPLYELAEVEIPNIQKQRKQLAKLVLDMDSARTRFHQSSKSGMSSNVQPGAKGEHLREEMEEAANRMEICRDQLSADMYNFVAKEIDYASYFQALIEVQAQYHRKSLELLQNILPQIKAHQETWVEKPCYGKPLEEHLALSGRDIAFPIEACVTMLLECGMQEEGLFRVAPSASKLKKLKASLDCGVMDVQEYSIDPHAIAGALKSYLRELPEPLMTFELYDEWIQASNIQDQDKRLQALLTACKKLPLANGNNFKYLIKFLAKLDDYQDENKMTPGNIAIVLGPNLLWTTQEGNITEMMTTVSLQIVGIIEPIIQHADWFFPGEIEFNVTGNYGSPVHTNHNANYSSMPSPDMDHSDRKHNDQSRRPLSVATDNMMLEFYKKDGVRKIQSMGVRVMDTSWVSRRGSSSARKSSSTPLGVQSPLLPSDALIPEQGEVSASPSPTPPPASSDRASTLKNNELSPVIGQKGFQGTAPSGGLSQHSSEHSPHTLRRAKKLAPIPPKPYSQSGGMSDQSTGQPSPVSLSPTPPSTPSLYGFSYPQGYATIGSPGQAQTATPSLSSPPSLAGTLTKARPTSKPPRQRPSLPPPQPPSTPGSSPQPLEHGGGLLDGLSPGESMSTDSFCNLDIPIINVELDGIFDEPKMAPYRNSVAVVRPTPKAESEEESESTIL; from the exons AGCTGAAAAAACGGAAGTATTAAGTGAAGACCTGCTACAG GTGGAGAAGCGGCTGGAGCTGGTCAAACAGGTGTCCCACAGCACCCACAAGAAGCTGACTGCCTGTCTGCAGGGCCAACAGGGGGTGGATGTGGAGAAAAGGTCTGTCAGATCGCCCTCG AAAAAGCTGCCCCTTACAACGCTAGCGCAATGCCTGGTGGAGGGAGCTGCAGTGTTGGGCGACGACTCACTATTGGG GAAGATGCTAAAACTGTGTGGCGAGACACAGGAGAAGATGGCTCAAGAGCTCATCCTGTTTGAGTTCACCATTGACAGAGACGTGGTGGAACCCCTGTACGAACTAGCCGAG GTGGAAATCCCCAACATCCAGAAACAAAGGAAACAATTAGCAAAGCTGGTTCTGGACATGGATTCGGCACGCACAAG gtTCCACCAGTCCTCCAAATCGGGTATGTCCAGCAACGTGCAGCCAGGGGCCAAGGGCGAGCACCTCAGGGAAGAGATGGAAGAGGCAGCCAATCGAATGGAGATCTGTCGA GATCAATTATCAGCAGACATGTACAATTTTGTGGCCAAAGAAATTGACTATGCAAGCTACTTTCAGGCA ttgATAGAGGTGCAGGCACAGTACCACAGGAAGTCATTAGAGCTCCTCCAGAATATTCTGCCTCAGATTAAAGCCCACCAGG AGACGTGGGTGGAGAAGCCGTGCTATGGGAAACCCTTAGAGGAGCACCTAGCCCTCAGCGGGCGGGACATTGCCTTTCCTATCGAAGCCTGTGTCACCATGCTGCTGGAGTGTGGCATGCAGGAAGAG GGCCTGTTCAGAGTAGCGCCGTCTGCGTCCAAACTGAAGAAGCTCAAGGCGTCTCTagactgtggggtgatggacgtACAGGAGTATTCTATAGACCCTCACGCCATCGCAG GTGCTTTGAAATCCTACCTACGGGAACTCCCTGAGCCACTGATGACCTTTGAACTTTACGACGAATGGATTCAAGCTTCCAA CATTCAAGACCAAGACAAGAGACTCCAAGCCCTCCTTACAGCCTGCAAGAAACTACCCCTGGCCAACGGCAACAACTTCAA gtATTTAATCAAATTCCTCGCCAAGTTGGATGACTACCAGGACGAAAATAAAATGACCCCTGGGAATATTGCAATTGTCTTGGGCCCTAACCTGCTGTGGACAACGCAGGAAGG aaacATTACAGAGATGATGACCACTGTGTCCCTGCAGATCGTAGGCATCATTGAGCCCATCATCCAGCACGCTGACTGGTTCTTCCCTGGAG AGATTGAGTTTAATGTCACAGGAAACTATGGCAGCCCAGTCCACACCAATCACAACGCCAACTACAGCTCCATGCCGTCTCCGGATATGGACCATTCAGATCGCAAGCACAATGATCAGAGCCGACGTCCACTCAGTGTGGCCACCGATAATATGATGCTGGAGTTCTATAAGAAGGATGG CGTTAGGAAAATTCAAAG CATGGGGGTCAGGGTGATGGACACTTCTTGGGTGTCGCGCAGGGGCTCGTCGTCAGCGCGTAAAAGCTCCTCCACGCCCCTAGGTGTACAGTCCCCCCTCCTGCCCTCAGACGCTCTCATACCTGAGCAGGGGGAGGTCTCTGCGtccccctccccaacccctcCTCCCGCTAGCAGTGACCGTGCCAG TACTCTGAAGAACAATGAGCTGTCTCCAGTGATTGGACAGAAGGGCTTCCAGGGAACGGCACCCTCTGGTGGGCTGTCACAGCACTCTTCTGAACATAGCCCTCACACCCTGAGAAGAG CTAAGAAGCTGGCCCCCATCCCACCTAAACCCTACTCTCAGTCTGGGGGAATGTCGGACCAGTCTACAGGTCAGCCGTCTCCAGTCAGCCTGTCCCCCACCCCTCCTAGTACCCCCTCCCTGTACGGCTTCAGCTACCCCCAGGGCTACGCCACCATCGGCTCCCCGGGACAGGCCCAGAccgccaccccctctctctcctcccctccctcgctAGCCGGCACCCTCACAAAGGCTAGGCCCACTTCCAAGCCTCCTCGGCAGAGGCCCAGCCTACCCCCGCCGCAGCCCCCCAGCACCCCTGGCTCCAGCCCCCAACCTCTTGAGCACGGTGGCGGCCTTCTGGATGGATTGTCTCCTGGAGAGAGCATGTCCACAG ACTCTTTCTGCAACCTGGATATCCCCATCATTAACGTAGAACTGGATGGCATCTTTGATGAGCCCAAGATGGCCCCCTACAGGAACTCAGTGGCGGTGGTCCGGCCAACCCCTAAGGCCGAGTCAGAGGAAGAGTCTGAGAGCACGATACTATGA